TTGCGCCAAGAAGTGACGCCATGCTTCGTGTGACCATCATTTTCTTTGTAGCGGCATATCCGGCAACAGCAAAATAATCTGGTAGTGTTGTAGACTTTGCCTCCAATTCAGTAACCTTAGTTTCTATTGCGTCCATTCTTTTATTTTGCTCCAACAAAAGCTGTGCGGACTGGACAAGAACTTCATATTGAGATAACGGCTTTGAAATTTGAACAAGCTTCCTTTCGCATTCAATAAAGTATTGGCGTGCAATCTTTCCGTTTTCACACCGGCTCATCATTGCCACTTCCTTTGCCGCGTCCATTGTTAGTGCATAATCAATAGATGGACGTCCTTTTGATTTATCGTCCTTAAGACGTAAAATCTGATAATCAGTATTTTGCGTAAAAAAGTCTTCAATATTAAGCTTGGCCCATTTTGCAAAATTGCTGCCATTATCGATACTCAGAAAAGAGTATAGCTCTCTTGCAGAAACAGCCGTTTTGCCGTCTTCGGTTTGTGTAATTTTAATTAATTCGTTCATGTTATTTTGATTTCGGTTGGTCGAATTTACCTGCTTTTAAGTCTTTTTTGATTCTTGCGCCAACAATTCGTAGCGGATCAATGTAGTCGTTGTAAT
The sequence above is a segment of the Veillonellales bacterium genome. Coding sequences within it:
- a CDS encoding antA/AntB antirepressor family protein; this encodes MNELIKITQTEDGKTAVSARELYSFLSIDNGSNFAKWAKLNIEDFFTQNTDYQILRLKDDKSKGRPSIDYALTMDAAKEVAMMSRCENGKIARQYFIECERKLVQISKPLSQYEVLVQSAQLLLEQNKRMDAIETKVTELEAKSTTLPDYFAVAGYAATKKMMVTRSMASLLGAKAARICKKEGIPIDQCPDPRFGKVNLYPRKVLETVFKEAF